A window of the Rhodoluna limnophila genome harbors these coding sequences:
- a CDS encoding metal-sensitive transcriptional regulator — MQIDPTELKAARDRLVRVQGQIGGIVKMLDEGRDCTELLTQLSAASTALTRAGFTIISTGMAKCGNDPEGKANRETLEKAFLSLA, encoded by the coding sequence ATGCAAATCGATCCAACTGAACTCAAAGCCGCACGCGACCGCCTTGTCCGTGTTCAGGGGCAAATCGGTGGCATCGTGAAGATGCTCGACGAAGGCCGCGACTGCACCGAACTACTGACCCAGCTGTCGGCTGCCAGCACGGCACTTACCCGTGCTGGATTCACCATCATCTCAACCGGCATGGCCAAGTGTGGCAACGACCCCGAGGGCAAAGCCAACCGCGAGACCCTCGAAAAAGCTTTTCTGTCACTGGCCTAA
- the serA gene encoding phosphoglycerate dehydrogenase → MTKPVVLIAEELSPATVEALGPDFDVVNVDGTDRPALLSALAKADAILVRSATQVDAEAIAAAPQLKVVARAGVGLDNVDIKAATAAGVMVVNAPTSNVVSAAELAIAQMLGLARHIPDANQSLKAGEWKRSQFTGAELYEKTVGIVGLGRIGGLVAARLAGFGVELIGYDPYITPARAEQMGVKLATLDELMEKSDFITIHIPKTPETTGMISTEQFKLAKPNLRIVNCSRGGIIDEAALYEALSTNRIAGAGLDVFVTEPPKESPLLGLKNILVTPHLGASTDEAQEKAGISVAKSVRLALAGDLVPDAVNVAGGNIDASVKPGINLIEKLGQVLFGISGGNVSAIEVEVRGEIAVHDVSVLKLAGLKGFFQNAVTEQVSYVNAPLMADARGIDVKLTVDTNSEEYRNVTTIKATLPDGTTASVSGTVTGPKLHQKIVNINGYDVELGLAEHLVLMVYADRPGIVAVYGKAFADANINIAAMQIARQQKGGKALSVITVDSPVAADVLEGVRVAIEADVMKAIDIQA, encoded by the coding sequence TTGACTAAGCCAGTAGTTCTAATTGCAGAAGAGCTTTCTCCAGCGACCGTTGAAGCCCTCGGTCCAGATTTTGATGTAGTGAATGTTGACGGCACTGACCGCCCGGCACTGCTTTCCGCTTTGGCAAAGGCCGACGCAATTTTGGTTCGCTCAGCCACTCAGGTTGATGCTGAGGCTATTGCTGCTGCACCTCAGCTGAAGGTTGTTGCTCGCGCTGGTGTTGGTCTAGACAACGTAGACATCAAGGCGGCCACAGCTGCCGGTGTAATGGTTGTCAACGCACCGACTTCAAACGTTGTTTCAGCTGCTGAGTTGGCCATTGCCCAGATGCTTGGCCTGGCTCGTCACATTCCTGATGCCAACCAGTCGCTAAAGGCTGGCGAATGGAAGCGCTCACAGTTCACCGGCGCCGAGCTTTACGAAAAGACCGTAGGTATCGTGGGCCTTGGGCGCATCGGTGGTTTGGTTGCTGCTCGTCTAGCCGGATTCGGCGTTGAGCTGATCGGTTACGACCCTTACATCACCCCGGCACGCGCCGAGCAGATGGGCGTAAAGCTTGCGACCCTAGACGAACTAATGGAGAAGTCAGACTTCATCACCATTCACATTCCAAAGACCCCGGAAACCACCGGAATGATCTCTACCGAGCAGTTCAAGTTGGCCAAGCCAAACCTCCGCATCGTCAACTGTTCTCGCGGTGGAATCATCGATGAGGCCGCACTTTACGAGGCGCTTAGCACCAACCGTATTGCCGGTGCGGGTCTTGACGTGTTCGTCACCGAGCCTCCAAAGGAGAGCCCGCTACTTGGCCTGAAGAATATCCTGGTAACTCCTCACCTTGGAGCATCTACCGATGAGGCGCAGGAGAAGGCTGGTATTTCGGTTGCCAAGTCGGTTCGTCTGGCTTTGGCCGGCGACTTGGTGCCAGACGCTGTAAACGTTGCTGGCGGCAACATCGATGCTTCAGTGAAGCCGGGAATCAACCTAATTGAGAAGCTCGGTCAGGTGCTGTTCGGTATCTCTGGTGGAAACGTGTCAGCCATCGAGGTTGAAGTTCGCGGAGAAATCGCCGTTCACGATGTTTCTGTGCTCAAGCTAGCCGGCCTCAAGGGCTTCTTCCAGAACGCCGTTACCGAGCAGGTTTCATACGTGAACGCGCCATTGATGGCCGATGCCCGAGGCATCGACGTCAAGCTGACCGTTGATACAAACTCTGAGGAGTACCGCAACGTCACCACAATTAAGGCCACTCTGCCGGATGGCACAACTGCCTCGGTGTCGGGAACCGTAACTGGCCCTAAGTTGCACCAGAAGATTGTCAACATCAACGGTTACGACGTGGAGCTTGGCCTGGCTGAGCACCTTGTTTTGATGGTCTACGCAGACCGCCCAGGTATCGTTGCGGTTTACGGCAAGGCCTTTGCCGATGCCAACATCAACATCGCCGCCATGCAGATTGCCCGCCAGCAGAAGGGCGGCAAGGCTCTGTCTGTTATCACTGTTGATTCACCGGTTGCTGCCGATGTCCTTGAAGGAGTTCGCGTAGCCATCGAGGCTGACGTCATGAAGGCCATCGACATCCAGGCTTAA
- a CDS encoding rhodanese-like domain-containing protein — MKKNLFKVLATLVVALFATFSLSACSSQGPIDMSSVSAVIDVRTPAETAEGYLEGALLIDWQGPDFGTEIEKLDKAANYVIYCRSGNRAGQAIEAMKGLGFTGTLTNAGGLDDAASVTGLPIVF, encoded by the coding sequence ATGAAGAAAAACTTGTTCAAGGTTCTCGCTACCCTTGTAGTAGCGCTTTTCGCTACTTTCTCACTATCCGCTTGCAGCAGCCAAGGACCAATTGACATGTCATCAGTTTCAGCAGTAATCGACGTTCGTACCCCAGCAGAGACCGCAGAGGGTTATCTAGAGGGAGCCCTACTTATTGACTGGCAGGGCCCAGATTTCGGAACCGAAATCGAGAAGCTAGACAAGGCTGCAAACTACGTAATCTACTGCCGCTCGGGCAACCGCGCTGGCCAGGCAATCGAAGCCATGAAGGGCCTTGGCTTCACCGGAACCCTAACCAATGCGGGCGGTCTAGACGACGCCGCTTCGGTCACCGGCCTTCCAATCGTTTTCTAA
- a CDS encoding acetolactate synthase large subunit, with product MKANERNQMSNEILTGAQAIVRSLELLGIEDVFGLPGGAILPTYDPLMDSQKIRHILVRHEQGAGHAAEGYASSSGKLGVCIATSGPGATNLVTAIADAYMDSVPLLAITGQVGSKLIGTDAFQEADIVGITMPITKHSFLVTKAEDIPETIAAAVMIATTGRPGPVLVDITKDAQQGKAEFVWPPKVELAGYKPVTKPHGKQIQAAAQLIAESKRPVLYVGGGVVRAGAHKELLKLAELIGAPVVTTLMARGAFPDSHKQNLGMPGMHGTVPAVTALQKSDLLITLGARFDDRVTGDVKSFAVGAKVIHVDIDPAEIGKIRFADVPIVGDAKEVITELNAEMAATLKTTKLDIAEWWSFIDGLVERYPLGYSPAGDGKLSPQYVIQRVGELSGPEAIYAAGVGQHQMWSAQFIKYERPNAWLNSGGAGTMGYSVPAAMGAKVANPDRLVWAIDGDGCFQMTNQELATCAINNIPIKVALINNSSLGMVRQWQTLFYNERYSNTDLHTGTDALMIPDFVKLAEAYGCLGIRVEKEEDIDAAIKLAIETNDRPVVIDFIVSRDAMVWPMVAAGLSNDAVQYARDAAPIWDGVE from the coding sequence TTGAAAGCTAATGAGAGAAATCAAATGTCTAATGAGATTCTGACCGGCGCCCAGGCGATTGTTCGCAGCCTGGAGCTTCTCGGCATCGAGGACGTTTTTGGTCTGCCTGGTGGAGCAATTTTGCCTACCTACGACCCACTAATGGACTCGCAGAAAATTCGTCACATCCTGGTTCGTCACGAGCAGGGTGCAGGTCACGCAGCCGAAGGCTATGCGTCATCATCGGGCAAGCTCGGTGTCTGCATCGCAACCTCAGGGCCTGGAGCAACCAACCTAGTTACCGCGATTGCTGATGCCTACATGGACTCAGTTCCGCTGTTGGCTATCACCGGACAGGTGGGCTCAAAGCTCATCGGTACCGATGCTTTCCAAGAAGCAGACATCGTTGGTATCACCATGCCAATCACCAAGCACTCGTTCTTGGTGACCAAGGCTGAGGACATTCCTGAGACCATCGCAGCTGCAGTCATGATTGCTACCACCGGCCGCCCTGGTCCGGTTTTGGTTGACATCACTAAAGATGCTCAGCAGGGCAAGGCCGAATTTGTTTGGCCACCAAAGGTTGAGCTTGCTGGCTACAAGCCGGTTACTAAGCCGCACGGCAAGCAGATTCAGGCAGCTGCCCAGCTAATCGCTGAGTCAAAGCGCCCGGTTCTGTACGTTGGTGGCGGTGTGGTTCGCGCTGGCGCTCACAAAGAATTGCTAAAGCTTGCTGAGCTCATCGGTGCCCCAGTTGTAACCACTCTGATGGCCCGCGGTGCGTTCCCAGACTCACACAAGCAAAACCTCGGTATGCCTGGCATGCACGGAACTGTGCCTGCTGTGACCGCGCTGCAGAAGAGCGACTTGCTAATCACTCTTGGTGCACGCTTCGATGACCGAGTTACCGGAGACGTCAAGAGCTTTGCTGTTGGCGCCAAGGTTATCCACGTTGACATCGACCCAGCCGAGATTGGCAAGATCCGTTTTGCCGATGTTCCAATCGTGGGCGATGCCAAAGAAGTTATTACCGAGCTAAACGCTGAGATGGCGGCAACTCTAAAGACCACCAAGCTAGACATTGCCGAATGGTGGTCTTTCATTGATGGTTTGGTTGAGCGCTACCCACTCGGATACAGCCCAGCCGGAGACGGCAAGCTGTCTCCGCAGTATGTAATTCAGCGCGTCGGCGAATTGAGCGGCCCGGAGGCAATTTACGCTGCCGGCGTTGGTCAGCACCAGATGTGGTCAGCTCAGTTCATTAAGTACGAGCGCCCAAATGCCTGGCTTAACTCGGGCGGTGCCGGAACCATGGGTTACTCGGTTCCTGCCGCAATGGGTGCCAAGGTTGCCAATCCAGACCGCTTGGTCTGGGCTATCGACGGTGACGGTTGTTTCCAGATGACCAACCAAGAGTTGGCAACCTGTGCCATCAACAACATCCCAATCAAGGTTGCGTTGATCAACAACTCATCATTGGGAATGGTTCGCCAGTGGCAGACACTGTTCTACAACGAGCGCTACTCAAACACCGATCTTCACACCGGTACCGATGCCCTCATGATTCCAGACTTCGTGAAGTTGGCTGAGGCTTACGGCTGCCTAGGTATCCGTGTTGAAAAAGAAGAAGACATCGATGCAGCAATCAAGCTGGCCATCGAGACCAACGACCGCCCGGTTGTTATTGACTTCATCGTTAGCCGCGACGCCATGGTTTGGCCGATGGTTGCTGCCGGTCTATCAAACGACGCTGTTCAATATGCCCGCGATGCGGCTCCGATCTGGGATGGTGTTGAGTAA
- a CDS encoding rhodanese-like domain-containing protein: MGLFGNLFKKKFETVSPARAKEMQLDGALLVDVRESHEYKSGHAAGAKHIPLGSVQNRLSDLPLEREILVICQSGARSAQAAAFLAGKGYKVTNVSGGTANWRRQGLSMSK, encoded by the coding sequence ATGGGCCTATTCGGCAACCTGTTCAAAAAGAAGTTTGAAACCGTTTCACCAGCCCGCGCCAAGGAGATGCAACTTGATGGCGCACTTCTGGTCGATGTTCGAGAGAGCCACGAGTACAAATCTGGTCACGCTGCCGGTGCAAAGCACATTCCCCTTGGGTCTGTCCAGAACCGCCTGAGCGACCTCCCACTTGAGCGCGAGATTTTGGTGATTTGCCAGAGCGGCGCTCGTTCGGCCCAGGCCGCAGCTTTTCTAGCCGGCAAGGGCTACAAAGTGACCAACGTTTCTGGTGGAACCGCCAACTGGCGCCGCCAGGGACTATCGATGTCTAAGTAA
- a CDS encoding FAD-dependent oxidoreductase, translating to MKVIVIGGVAGGMSAATRLRRLREDAAITVYEMGEHVSYANCGLPYFVSDVIAKRELLLLQTPESLWDRFRIDVKVNTMVTSIDKAAKTVSVLNVQTGETGTDSYDKLIISTGAKPRKLAIPGIERALTLRNVVDADEVKAAALENVGKQAVILGAGFIGIELAENLTHLGIETTIVQRGTSVLSQFDPEVIEPLQARLVSNGVKLELGNEPVEVTADAVVLADGRSLPAALVFSAAGVSPDNSLAREAGLKIGTTGGLWVDDQQRTSDEHIYAAGDAVEKNGHLTGEHLLVPLANLANRHGRLVADAIAGIETRVHPAVATAIIGAFGFVAAVTGLTEKTAKRAGIAHQVIHLHPSNHAGYYPGSKRVSLKVLFDPETGKILGGQATGEDGADKRIDVIATAIYAGLTVDDLMDLELAYAPQFGSAKDAINQAGYVGNNVITGNTPTIQWHELSSAMANGAQLVDVRTTGEHEFSSIPGAVNIDVNELRDHLHQIQAEDVIVHCAVGQRGHTATQILKAHGMKVRNLDGGFITWRAGMDALARAGN from the coding sequence ATGAAGGTAATCGTTATTGGTGGCGTGGCCGGCGGAATGTCGGCAGCGACGCGTTTGCGTAGATTGCGAGAAGACGCTGCGATCACTGTTTATGAAATGGGCGAGCACGTAAGTTACGCCAACTGCGGGCTGCCTTACTTTGTTAGCGATGTCATCGCCAAGCGCGAACTACTGTTGCTTCAAACACCAGAATCACTATGGGATCGCTTCCGGATTGACGTCAAGGTCAACACCATGGTGACCTCGATTGACAAGGCAGCCAAAACTGTATCGGTGTTGAATGTACAGACCGGCGAGACCGGCACTGATTCTTACGACAAGCTAATTATTTCGACCGGTGCAAAACCACGGAAGTTAGCGATACCAGGAATTGAACGCGCACTGACCCTGAGAAACGTGGTTGACGCTGACGAGGTCAAGGCTGCCGCTCTTGAAAACGTTGGCAAGCAGGCAGTCATTTTGGGTGCCGGATTCATCGGCATCGAGCTGGCTGAAAACCTGACTCACCTAGGCATCGAGACCACCATCGTTCAGCGCGGCACGTCTGTGTTGAGCCAGTTTGACCCAGAGGTTATCGAGCCATTGCAGGCCAGATTGGTCAGCAACGGCGTAAAGCTTGAACTGGGTAACGAGCCGGTAGAAGTTACCGCAGATGCAGTCGTCTTGGCTGATGGCCGCAGCCTTCCGGCAGCACTGGTGTTCTCAGCTGCCGGTGTTTCACCAGACAACTCGCTGGCACGCGAGGCAGGCTTGAAAATCGGCACTACCGGCGGACTTTGGGTTGATGATCAGCAGCGCACCAGCGACGAACACATCTACGCTGCCGGAGACGCCGTTGAGAAGAATGGCCACCTAACCGGTGAGCACTTGCTAGTTCCGCTGGCAAACTTGGCTAACCGCCATGGCCGCCTAGTTGCCGACGCAATCGCTGGAATTGAAACCCGCGTGCACCCAGCAGTTGCAACCGCAATCATCGGGGCATTTGGATTTGTAGCAGCCGTGACCGGGTTGACCGAAAAGACCGCTAAGCGCGCTGGAATCGCTCACCAGGTCATTCACCTGCACCCGAGCAACCACGCCGGTTACTACCCTGGCTCAAAGAGAGTCTCGCTAAAAGTTCTCTTCGACCCAGAAACCGGCAAGATTCTTGGCGGCCAAGCTACCGGCGAAGATGGTGCCGACAAGCGAATCGATGTGATTGCAACCGCAATTTACGCTGGCCTTACGGTGGACGATTTGATGGACCTCGAGTTGGCATACGCACCGCAGTTTGGTTCGGCCAAAGATGCCATCAACCAGGCCGGTTACGTCGGCAACAACGTCATCACCGGAAACACCCCGACCATCCAGTGGCATGAGCTGAGCAGCGCAATGGCAAACGGGGCGCAGCTAGTCGACGTTCGGACCACAGGTGAGCATGAATTCTCCAGCATTCCTGGTGCCGTGAACATCGATGTAAATGAACTTCGCGATCACCTGCACCAGATTCAAGCAGAGGACGTAATCGTGCACTGTGCGGTTGGCCAGCGCGGACACACCGCCACCCAGATCTTGAAGGCGCACGGCATGAAGGTCAGAAACCTCGACGGTGGCTTCATCACCTGGCGAGCAGGCATGGACGCCCTAGCGCGCGCCGGAAACTAA
- the ilvN gene encoding acetolactate synthase small subunit, which produces MSTHVLSLLVEDKPGILTRVAALFARRGFNIESLAVGVSEIEGLSRITVVVGVEGAPLEQVTKQLNKLINVIKVVELDADQAVQRDHMLIKVKTDAVTRSQVLEAVTLFRARVIDVVSDALIIEVTGDTAKCAAFIKVLEPFGIKELVQSGVLAMGRGSKSITEKVLK; this is translated from the coding sequence ATGTCTACACACGTACTTTCTCTGCTTGTAGAAGACAAGCCTGGAATCTTGACCCGCGTGGCTGCGCTTTTTGCTCGCCGCGGTTTCAACATCGAGTCTCTGGCTGTTGGTGTTAGTGAAATTGAGGGTCTATCGCGAATCACTGTTGTGGTTGGTGTTGAGGGTGCTCCGCTCGAGCAGGTGACCAAGCAGTTGAACAAATTGATCAACGTAATCAAGGTTGTTGAGCTGGATGCCGATCAGGCGGTGCAGCGTGACCACATGTTGATCAAGGTAAAGACCGATGCGGTAACTCGCTCTCAGGTGCTTGAGGCAGTAACCTTGTTCCGTGCGCGCGTTATTGACGTAGTTAGCGATGCACTGATTATCGAGGTCACCGGCGACACTGCAAAGTGCGCAGCCTTCATCAAAGTTCTCGAACCATTCGGCATCAAAGAATTGGTGCAGTCTGGCGTATTGGCAATGGGTCGCGGCTCAAAGTCAATCACCGAGAAGGTGCTCAAGTAA
- the ilvC gene encoding ketol-acid reductoisomerase, with protein sequence MAEIFYDKDADLSIIQGRKVAVLGYGSQGHAHSLNLKDSGVDVVVGLPATSKSKAKAEEAGLKVLTPGEASAWADVIVVLAPDPRQRDLYNEDIAPNLTAGKALVFGHGFAIRYGYITAPEGVDVFLVAPKGPGHLVRREYEGGRGVPNLIAVHQNATGSAFELGLSYSKAIGGTRAGTIKTTFAEETETDLFGEQAVLCGGASQLIQYGFETLTEAGYQPEVAYFEVLHELKLIVDLMYEGGIAKQRWSVSDTAEYGDYISGPRVIGPEVKERMRDVLTDIQDGTFAKRFVADQDAGAPEFLALRAKGEAHPIEAVGRTLRKLFSWIKNSDDYQEGNAAR encoded by the coding sequence GTGGCTGAAATCTTTTATGACAAGGATGCAGACCTTTCGATCATTCAGGGTCGCAAAGTTGCAGTACTTGGCTATGGTTCACAGGGACACGCACACTCACTAAACCTGAAGGACTCAGGCGTGGATGTTGTTGTTGGTCTTCCTGCAACCTCAAAGTCAAAGGCAAAGGCTGAAGAAGCTGGCCTAAAGGTTCTAACCCCAGGCGAGGCTTCAGCATGGGCAGACGTAATCGTTGTTCTTGCACCAGACCCACGTCAGCGCGACCTATACAACGAGGACATTGCTCCAAACCTAACCGCAGGTAAGGCACTTGTTTTCGGTCACGGTTTCGCAATCCGTTACGGCTACATCACCGCTCCAGAGGGCGTTGACGTATTCCTAGTTGCTCCAAAGGGCCCAGGCCACTTGGTTCGCCGCGAGTACGAGGGTGGCCGTGGTGTGCCAAACCTAATCGCAGTTCACCAGAACGCAACCGGCTCAGCATTCGAGCTAGGTCTTTCATACTCAAAGGCAATCGGTGGAACCCGTGCGGGCACCATCAAGACCACCTTTGCTGAAGAGACCGAGACCGACCTATTCGGTGAGCAGGCTGTTCTTTGTGGTGGCGCTTCACAGCTAATCCAGTACGGTTTCGAGACTCTAACCGAAGCTGGTTACCAGCCAGAGGTTGCTTACTTCGAGGTTCTACACGAGCTGAAGCTAATCGTTGACCTAATGTACGAGGGTGGCATTGCTAAGCAGCGTTGGTCAGTTTCTGACACCGCTGAGTACGGTGACTACATCTCAGGCCCACGCGTCATTGGCCCAGAGGTCAAGGAGCGCATGCGCGACGTACTAACCGACATCCAGGACGGCACCTTCGCAAAGCGTTTCGTTGCTGACCAGGATGCAGGTGCTCCAGAGTTCCTAGCGCTACGCGCCAAGGGCGAGGCTCACCCAATCGAGGCAGTTGGCCGCACCCTGCGCAAGCTGTTCTCATGGATCAAGAACTCAGACGACTACCAGGAAGGTAACGCAGCTCGCTAA